From a single Nocardioides panacis genomic region:
- a CDS encoding GNAT family N-acetyltransferase, whose product MPPSNMMGWSAMTADYFVRPMTPTDVPEVERLTDAAFFDLDVRTHRAGWPAPEHRSEARAAEWRARVRHLVQHDPRGCWVAEDDSGVLGATVSMRRDTTWLLAAYAVRPGLQGRGVGRQLLDAALAYGDGCLHGMIAASEDPPAVRRYRLAGFTLHPTMLLRGPVARADLPVVERVREGSAGDVPLMDSVDRQVRGAAHGVDHEVLTRAYRLVVVDRPTGSGYAYVAARGGPYLLAATNRRTATDLLWEALAASSPDEPVEVPHVSAANEWALDVGLACRMQLWTSGYLALRGLKPPAPYLHSGHFL is encoded by the coding sequence ATGCCCCCATCCAACATGATGGGATGGTCGGCGATGACCGCCGACTACTTCGTGCGCCCGATGACCCCCACCGACGTCCCCGAGGTCGAGCGGCTCACCGACGCGGCCTTCTTCGACCTCGACGTCCGCACCCACCGCGCCGGCTGGCCCGCGCCGGAGCACCGCTCCGAGGCGCGGGCCGCGGAGTGGCGGGCCCGGGTGCGGCACCTGGTGCAGCACGACCCGCGCGGCTGCTGGGTGGCCGAGGACGACTCCGGGGTGCTCGGGGCGACGGTCAGCATGCGCCGGGACACGACGTGGCTGCTCGCGGCGTACGCCGTGCGGCCGGGGCTGCAGGGACGCGGCGTCGGCCGGCAGCTGCTGGACGCGGCGCTGGCCTACGGCGACGGGTGCCTGCACGGGATGATCGCCGCCTCCGAGGACCCGCCGGCGGTGCGGAGGTACCGCCTGGCGGGGTTCACGCTGCACCCCACGATGCTGCTCCGCGGCCCGGTCGCCCGGGCGGACCTGCCGGTCGTGGAGCGGGTCCGGGAGGGGTCGGCCGGTGACGTGCCGCTGATGGACTCGGTCGACCGGCAGGTCCGCGGGGCCGCGCACGGCGTGGACCACGAGGTGCTGACCCGGGCCTACCGGCTGGTGGTGGTGGACCGGCCGACGGGGTCGGGCTACGCCTACGTCGCGGCCCGGGGCGGGCCCTACCTGCTGGCCGCGACGAACCGGCGCACCGCCACCGACCTGCTCTGGGAGGCGCTGGCGGCCTCCTCCCCCGACGAGCCGGTCGAGGTCCCGCACGTGAGCGCGGCCAACGAGTGGGCGCTCGACGTCGGGCTGGCGTGCCGGATGCAGCTGTGGACCAGCGGCTACCTCGCGCTGCGCGGCCTCAAGCCACCGGCACCGTACCTGCACAGCGGGCACTTCCTCTGA
- the pspAB gene encoding PspA-associated protein PspAB: MGIWSTLSGRSKPVQANLDALFSLPAAAVTLQTAAGFTPTGVGSVCYRAAEGAAFAQAQNDVVELLDNDDDPDVERSTDSFGFTWLLARQSPDDLSALVTDLHTVNTSLEAQGFGPSLLCSLVGFTDPAGRRLGLVYLYKQGTFYPFAPTGPQQRDNLLEIQIRDLVSDDLPVEKDLSRWMPVWGAPGL, from the coding sequence ATGGGCATCTGGAGCACGCTGAGCGGCCGGAGCAAGCCGGTGCAGGCCAACCTGGACGCGCTGTTCTCGTTGCCCGCGGCCGCGGTGACGCTGCAGACGGCGGCCGGCTTCACGCCGACCGGCGTCGGCTCGGTCTGCTACCGGGCCGCCGAGGGCGCGGCGTTCGCGCAGGCGCAGAACGACGTCGTCGAGCTGCTCGACAACGACGACGACCCGGACGTCGAGCGCAGCACCGACTCCTTCGGCTTCACCTGGCTGCTGGCCCGGCAGAGCCCGGACGACCTGTCGGCGCTCGTCACCGACCTGCACACCGTGAACACCTCGCTCGAGGCGCAGGGGTTCGGCCCGAGCCTGCTCTGCTCGCTGGTCGGGTTCACCGACCCCGCCGGGCGCCGGCTGGGCCTGGTCTACCTCTACAAGCAGGGCACGTTCTACCCGTTCGCGCCGACCGGCCCCCAGCAGCGCGACAACCTGCTGGAGATCCAGATCCGCGACCTGGTCTCCGACGACCTCCCGGTCGAGAAGGACCTGTCCCGGTGGATGCCGGTCTGGGGCGCCCCCGGCCTCTGA
- the nadA gene encoding quinolinate synthase NadA, with the protein MTTTELPLLVLGRGTDSRSEPGVDCPGSLPAASDPDLVARARAAKEALGDRVFVLGHHYQRDEVIEFADVTGDSFKLARDAAGRPDAEYVVFCGVHFMAESADILTGPDQAVILPDLAAGCSMADMAGLAQVEDAWDALEDVGIASSVVPVTYMNSSADIKAFCGKHGGAVCTSSNAQVALEWAYAQKKDAKVLFLPDQHLGRNTAVRELGMSLDDCVVWNPHKPNGGLTPGQLRDARMILWKGHCSVHGRFTAQCVDDVRERVPGVQVLVHPECTHEVVTKADLVGSTEFIIKTVEAAPPGSSWAIGTELNLVQRLANAHPEQHITFLDKTVCYCSTMNRIDLPHFVWAMENLVAGHVVNRIEVDPETERWAKVALQRMLDLPARTAGKD; encoded by the coding sequence GTGACGACAACCGAGCTGCCCCTGCTGGTCCTGGGCCGCGGCACCGACAGCCGCTCCGAGCCGGGAGTCGACTGCCCCGGCTCCCTTCCTGCCGCCTCCGACCCCGACCTGGTCGCCCGCGCGCGGGCCGCCAAGGAGGCGCTCGGCGACCGGGTGTTCGTGCTCGGCCACCACTACCAGCGCGACGAGGTCATCGAGTTCGCCGACGTCACCGGCGACTCCTTCAAGCTGGCCCGCGACGCCGCCGGCCGACCGGACGCGGAGTACGTCGTGTTCTGCGGCGTGCACTTCATGGCCGAGTCGGCCGACATCCTCACCGGCCCGGACCAGGCGGTGATCCTGCCGGACCTCGCGGCCGGCTGCTCGATGGCGGACATGGCCGGCCTCGCGCAGGTCGAGGACGCCTGGGACGCCCTGGAGGACGTGGGCATCGCCTCGTCCGTCGTACCCGTGACGTACATGAACTCCTCGGCCGACATCAAGGCGTTCTGCGGCAAGCACGGCGGGGCGGTGTGCACGTCCTCCAACGCGCAGGTGGCGCTGGAGTGGGCGTACGCGCAGAAGAAGGACGCCAAGGTGCTCTTCCTGCCCGACCAGCACCTCGGCCGCAACACCGCGGTGCGCGAGCTCGGGATGAGCCTCGACGACTGCGTCGTGTGGAACCCGCACAAGCCCAACGGCGGGCTCACGCCCGGCCAGCTGCGGGACGCCCGGATGATCCTGTGGAAGGGGCACTGCTCCGTGCACGGCCGGTTCACCGCGCAGTGCGTCGACGACGTGCGCGAGCGGGTCCCCGGCGTCCAGGTGCTGGTGCACCCCGAGTGCACCCACGAGGTGGTCACCAAGGCCGACCTCGTCGGGTCGACGGAGTTCATCATCAAGACCGTCGAGGCCGCTCCCCCGGGCTCGTCGTGGGCGATCGGCACCGAGCTGAACCTCGTGCAGCGGCTCGCGAACGCGCACCCGGAGCAGCACATCACGTTCCTGGACAAGACCGTCTGCTACTGCTCGACGATGAACCGCATCGACCTGCCGCACTTCGTGTGGGCGATGGAGAACCTCGTCGCCGGCCACGTGGTCAACCGGATCGAGGTCGACCCCGAGACCGAGCGCTGGGCCAAGGTCGCCCTGCAGCGGATGCTCGACCTGCCCGCGCGCACGGCGGGCAAGGACTGA